In Chelmon rostratus isolate fCheRos1 chromosome 4, fCheRos1.pri, whole genome shotgun sequence, a genomic segment contains:
- the ptprc gene encoding receptor-type tyrosine-protein phosphatase C isoform X1: protein MAGLCGLKILLLWAGIITLANCNNETAPMLPRNTTTEQLTTPASVTSQSVVSSPARTMTAAAVMPSDTPVNGPKPTLTSPDLTTNSSIQAPSSTAVSVTTTPANTPRSPTSTSKETDSQSHSTQTQTSPPITMSTITVTTATKATQVPLPLECSYTVKVDKSMVEIAITRSTAADCTIDIKEEGKPWTVRKFSSSGNSSLKIDHLKPCTYYEHNVTCDAFNKKASCSHNGSTIRTAEMSKHDIENVDRDHEYVCYRSEWDISSSISTIPVKTRANKTFCIKPSYDDICSNLTTTFTSENCRNSSFSLTKSIGVEFLKPGEIDLTFSDKLPTEIVAHLPSKCVNPTTHYTCTGEHGEHKNLSELEPYTDYTCKGHIEYNNTVIPDTKNVFVRVDCDLKITNTNTSPSDTSMVLSWDTTSQKCQKLEELKNLSYECECHLVPPHSKCRARHNVKGQIKERRCEVSGLAPHTYYTCKVHPTYNNKTVKQSYEFDKQETKSGVPEATEEVTLTLPEHNVISVTCADVKCFNGPHPKYIARIYDGNILKGEKETASGNKCSFEFRDLSYSTTYRVEVTASNGIFKSKPIVKETSTRYNDRALIGFLVFLIILTSVALLFVVYKIYILKRRKSNDLNENMMLISTANDEENLLPVEPISSEALLEAYKRKLADEGRLFLAEFQSIPRIFSRYNVKEAKKPCNVPKNRYVDILPYDYNRVELTSGNGEAGCDYINASFIDGYKESKKYIAAQGPKDETVSDFWRMVWEQQSSIIVMVTRCEEGNRLKCAQYWPSPDRETEIFAEFIVRLSSENHCPDYTIRHLSLINKREKNSEREVTHIQFMSWPDHGVPGDPHLLLKLRRRVNAFKNFFSGPIVVHCSAGVGRTGTYIGIDAMMEGLEAEGRVDIYGYVVRLRRQRCLMVQVEAQYILIHQALLEHNQFGETEITLPELHSTLSTLRQRNSSSELTLLEDEFDRLPTYKNWRTFNTGLTDDNKKKNRSSSVIPYDYNRVLLKLDEGHSRESDHDEDEEDDSSDEEDEESTKYINASHIDGYWGPHTFITAQTPLPDTMADFWCMVYQKKASTIVMLSDCSEGDKADCVYWDKDQKTFEDFEVEVVSTDTSPTFITRNMLLRHVKRKDGRPVKHFQFLKWASGEVPEKPQDLTDMIKDIKHSCGSRKSQRGTPIVVHCNDGSTRSGIFCALWNLLDCAETEKLVDAFQVAKTLRKERQGMLSSLEQYQFLYKALEMFFPVQNGEVKASAAVQIVNETKAAEQPAEERAEEPASTTSIGQQGAEGAPTVADGEKEEKKEKPEKVSGTPTETTPLEDTSNGPGVTVEV, encoded by the exons ATGGCAGGTCTTTGTGGTCTGAAGATTCTGCTGCTCTGGGCTGGAATCATCACTTTGGCCAACT GTAACAATGAAACAG CCCCCATGCTTCCACGCAACACCACAACAGAACAACTCACCACTCCAGCTTCAGTAACCAGCCAATCAGTCGTCTCCTCACCTGCACGCACCATGACAGCAGCGGCTGTCATGCCTTCAGACACTCCAGTAAACGGCCCCAAACCTACACTCACCTCGCCAGACCTCACCACAAACTCCTCAATCCAGGCACCCAGTTCAACTGCCGTGTCTG TCACTACTACGCCTGCAAACACCCCACGCTCACCCACCTCAACCAGCAAGGAAACAGACTCTCAGTCACATTCCACTCAAACGCAGACCTCACCTCCAATCACCATGTCCACCATCACAGTGACTACCGCCACCAAAG CCACACAAGTCCCTCTGCCTCTAGAGT GTTCGTACACTGTCAAAGTCGACAAGTCTATGGTGGAGATTGCCATTACAAGATCTACCGCAGCAGACTGCACCATAGACATTAAAGAGGAGGGCAAACCTTGGACCGTAAGGAAATTCAGCTCCAGTGGAAACTCATCACTTAAAATCGACCACCTGAAGCCTTGTACTTACTATGAGCATAATGTGACATGTGATGCTTTTAACAAAAAAGCAAGCTGTAGCCACAATGGAAGTACAATTAGAACAGCTGAAATGA GTAAACATGACATTGAAAATGTTGACCGCGACCATGAATATGTTTGTTACCGGAGCGAATGGGACATCAGCTCTTCAATATCAACCATTCCCGTCAAGACACGTGCCAATAAAACCTTCTGTATCAAACCTAGTTACGATGACATTTGCTCAAATTTGACGACAACCTTCACCTCAGAAAACTGTAGGAACTCTTCCTTTAGCCTCACCAAAAGCATCGGCGTTG AATTCTTAAAGCCAGGTGAAATAgatctgacattttcagataAACTTCCTACAGAAATAGTAGCACACTTACCAAGCAAATGTGTCAATCCCACCACCCATTACACCTGCACGG GAGAACACGGCGAGCACAAGAACTTGTCAGAGCTGGAGCCCTACACAGACTACACGTGTAAGGGTCATATCGAGTACAACAATACGGTCATACCAGATACCAAGAATGTCTTCGTCAGGGTTGACTGTG AtcttaaaataacaaacacaaacacgagcCCAAGCGATACCTCCATGGTTCTGAGTTGGGACACGACCAGTCAGAAGTGTCAGAAACTTGAAGAACTGAAGAATCTTTCTTATGAATGCGAGTGTCATCTCGTGCCACCTCACTCAAAATGCAGAGCCCGTC ATAATGTTAAAGGCCAAATAAAGGAAAGACGGTGTGAGGTTTCTGGACTGGCGCCACACACTTATTATACCTGCAAAGTCCATCCCACGTACAACAACAAGACAGTCAAGCAATCTTATGAATTCGACAAACAGGAAACTAAAAGTGGAG TACCAGAAGCTACTGAGGAAGTGACACTGACTCTTCCCGAGCACAATGTGATCAGTGTCACCTGTGCtgatgtaaaatgttttaatggaCCTCATCCGAAATACATTGCACGTATTTATGATGGCAACATTCTGAAGGGCGAAAAAGAAACAGCAAGTGGcaataaatgcagttttgaaTTCAGGGATCTCAGTTATTCTACGACCTACAGGGTGGAG GTGACTGCTTCCAATGGTATTTTCAAGAGCAAGCCCATAGTCAAAGAGACTTCCACTCGCT ATAATGACAGAGCACTGATTGGGTTTCTGGttttcctcatcatcctcacatCTGTGGCGCTGCTTTTCGTCGTCTACAAGATTTACATTCTGAAGCGCAGAAAGTCCAA TGActtgaatgaaaacatgatgctTATTTCGACAGCAA aCGACGAGGAGAACCTGCTGCCCGTTGAGCCGATTTCATCCGAGGCCCTGCTGGAAGCCTACAAGAGGAAGCTCGCTGACGAGGGGAGACTTTTCCTGGCTGAGTTTCAG AGCATCCCCAGAATTTTCTCAAGGTACAACGTGAAAGAGGCCAAAAAGCCCTGCAATGTCCCCAAGAACCGCTACGTGGACATCCTGCCAT ATGATTATAACCGTGTGGAGCTGACCAGCGGTAACGGAGAGGCAGGATGTGACTACATCAATGCCAGCTTCATAGAT GGGTACAAGGAATCCAAAAAGTACATCGCAGCTCAAG ggCCGAAGGATGAGACTGTGAGCGACTTCTGGAGGATGGTCTGGGAGCAGCAGTCCTCTATCATTGTGATGGTGACACGCTGTGAAGAGGGAAACAGG CTCAAGTGTGCGCAGTACTGGCCGTCTCCTGACCGAGAGACGGAGATCTTTGCGGAGTTTATAGTGAGGCTGAGCTCAGAGAACCATTGTCCGGATTACACCATCCGCCATCTCAGCCTAATCAAT AAAAGGGAGAAGAACTCAGAGAGGGAGGTGACCCACATCCAGTTCATGAGTTGGCCAGACCACGGCGTCCCGGGGGACCCACATCTCCTCCTCAAACTGAGGCGGCGTGTCAATGCTTTCAAGAATTTCTTCAGTGGCCCCATCGTCGTTCACTGCAG CGCGGGAGTCGGCAGGACAGGCACCTACATTGGGATCGATGCCATGATGGAGGGTCTGGAGGCGGAGGGCAGAGTGGACATCTACGGCTACGTGGTCAGACTCCGCAGACAGAGATGCCTAATGGTTCAAGTGGAG GCCCAGTACATCCTGATCCACCAGGCGCTGCTGGAGCACAATCAGTTCGGAGAGACTGAGATCACCCTGCCTGAGCTCCACAGCACGCTGAGCACGCTCAGACAGAGAAACTCCAGCAGTGAACTCACGTTACTGGAGGATGAGTTTGAC AGACTCCCCACCTACAAGAACTGGAGGACATTCAACACTGGGCTCACAGATgacaacaagaagaagaacCGCTCTTCATCCGTCATCCCAT ATGACTACAACCGAGTGCTGCTGAAGCTTGATGAGGGACACAGTCGAGAAAGTGACCacgatgaggatgaagaggacgaCTCATCAgacgaggaggatgaggagtcCACAAAGTACATCAATGCCTCCCACATAGAC GGTTACTGGGGCCCGCACACCTTCATCACAGCACAGACTCCGCTGCCAGACACCATGGCTGACTTCTGGTGCATGGTTTACCAGAAGAAAGCATCTACTATTGTCATGCTTTCAGACTGCAGTGAGGGAGATAAG GCTGACTGTGTCTACTGGGATAAAGACCAGAAAACATTTGAGGACtttgaggtggaggtggtgagcACAGACACCTCCCCGACCTTCATCACCCGCAACATGCTGCTCCGTCATGTCAAG AGGAAAGACGGTCGGCCGGTAAAACACTTCCAGTTCCTGAAGTGGGCGAGCGGAGAGGTGCCGGAGAAACCTCAAGATCTGACAGACATGATCAAGGACATCAAGCACAGCTGTGGCAGCAGAAAATCACAGAGGGGCACGCCCATCGTGGTCCACTGCAA TGATGGCTCCACCCGTTCAGGGATTTTCTGCGCTCTGTGGAACTTGCTTGACTGCGCTGAGACTGAGAAGCTGGTGGATGCTTTCCAGGTGGCCAAAACCCTGCGCAAAGAGAGACAGGGCATGCTCTCCAGCCTG GAGCAGTACCAGTTCTTGTACAAAGCACTGGAGATGTTCTTCCCTGTCCAGAACGGGGAAGTGAAAGCCTCTGCAGCCGTCCAAATTGTCAATGAAACCAAAGCGGCCGAGCAGCCAGCTGAGGAAAGGGCGGAGGAGCCTGCTAGCACTACCAGTATCGGCCAGCAGGGGGCCGAGGGTGCTCCTACTGTGgctgatggagagaaagaagaaaaaaaagagaagcctGAAAAAGTGTCCGGCACCCCCACAGAGACAACACCACTGGAGGACACCAGCAACGGTCCCGGTGTCACTGTGGAGGTCTGA